A single genomic interval of Lathyrus oleraceus cultivar Zhongwan6 chromosome 7, CAAS_Psat_ZW6_1.0, whole genome shotgun sequence harbors:
- the LOC127106585 gene encoding ABC transporter G family member 1, protein MGGREGENGGITVTWENLEAIVRKGKNRKLILQGLTGYAQPGKLLAVMGPSGSGKSTLLDALAGRLSSNIQQSGTILINGKKQTLAYGTSGYVTQDDAMLSALTAGETLYYSAQLQFPKSMSIAEKKRQADITLKEMGLQDAINTRVGGYGSKGLSGGQKRRLSICIEMLTRPRLLFLDEPMSGLDSAASYYVISRIASLRVRDGIQRTIVASIHQPSSQVFELFDDLCLLSSGETVYFGPASEANQFFSSNGFPCPTLYNPSDHYLRIINKDFEQNTEEGFESEKAIGILVNSYKASEMKSQVQTEVTNISKLDLGVIKNRRIHAPFLTQCMVLIKRSSLQLYRDISNYWLRLVVFIAISISLGTVFYHIDSSNESIQFRGSLIAFLMPVVTFMTLVSGFSPLIEEMKVFERERLNGHYGITAFLIGNTLSPIPYMTMISLISGVIVCYLSGLHKGLEQYLYFASVLFFTMMWVESLMMVVGSIFPNYVMGVIVAAGIQGLTILTAGFYQLPNDLPNILWKYPCYYISFLAYAFQGSFKNEFEGLTFVWYQDGGTITVSGRDFLTNTLHVQMGHSKWVDLAIMFGMIVVYRILFLIIIKVKEQSKPTLPTINERSPSKNMM, encoded by the exons ATGGGTGGTCGTGAAGGAGAAAATGGAGGAATTACTGTGACATGGGAGAATTTGGAGGCCATTGTTAGAAAAGGAAAGAATAGAAAACTAATTCTGCAGGGACTTACAGGTTATGCCCAGCCAGGGAAGCTTTTGGCTGTGATGGGTCCTTCAGGCAGTGGCAAATCAACACTCCTTGATGCATTAGCAG GAAGGTTGAGCTCAAACATACAGCAATCAGGGACGATTCTAATCAATGGCAAAAAACAAACACTGGCTTATGGAACATCA GGCTATGTAACACAAGATGATGCTATGCTGTCGGCTTTAACAGCTGGTGAAACTTTATACTACTCAGCTCAACTTCAATTTCCAAAGTCAATGTCCATAGCAGAGAAGAAGAGACAAGCAGATATCACACTTAAAGAAATGGGCCTGCAAGATGCTATTAACACAAGGGTCGGAGGGTATGGTTCTAAGGGCCTAAGTGGAGGCCAAAAGAGGAGACTTAGCATTTGCATTGAGATGCTAACACGCCCAAGACTTCTTTTCCTTGATGAACCAATGAGTGGACTTGATAGTGCAGCTTCCTACTATGTTATAAGTAGAATTGCAAGTTTACGTGTAAGGGATGGTATTCAAAGGACAATTGTTGCATCCATCCATCAGCCTAGTAGCCAAGTTTTTGAACTATTTGATGACCTCTGTCTTCTTTCTTCTGGAGAGACAGTCTACTTTGGTCCAGCTTCTGAAGCAAATCAG TTTTTTTCCTCAAATGGCTTCCCTTGCCCAACTCTCTACAATCCTTCTGATCACTACTTAAGGATCATAAACAAAGACTTTGAACAG AACACTGAAGAAGGCTTTGAATCTGAAAAAGCAATTGGTATCCTTGTAAATTCTTATAAAGCATCTGAAATGAAAAGTCAAGTTCAGACTGAAGTGACAAATATAAGTAAACTT GATTTGGGTGTAATAAAGAATAGGAGGATCCACGCTCCATTTCTGACTCAGTGTATGGTTCTTATAAAAAGATCTTCCCTTCAATTGTATCGTGATATCAGCAACTACTGGTTACGTCTTGTCGTCTTTATTGCAATATCTATAAGCCTAGGCACTGTCTTCTATCACATCGACTCAAGTAATGAATCTATTCAG TTCAGAGGATCGCTAATTGCATTTTTGATGCCAGTCGTGACTTTCATGACACTTGTTAGTGGATTCTCTCCCTTGATTGAGGAAATGAAG GTGTTTGAACGAGAGAGATTGAATGGGCACTATGGCATTACTGCTTTTCTCATTGGCAACACATTATCTCCTATACCTTACATGACAATGATCTCTCTCATTTCTGGAGTAATAGTGTGTTACCTTTCTGGACTACACAAAGGACTAGAGCAATATCTATACTTTGCTTCTGTCCTATTTTTCACTATGATGTGGGTTGAGAGCCTTATGATGGTTGTGGGGAGTATCTTCCCAAATTACGTGATGGGTGTGATCGTTGCTGCTGGAATTCAAGGACTTACAATTTTAACAGCCGGATTCTATCAACTTCCTAATGATCTTCCAAATATATTATGGAAGTATCCTTGCTACTACATTTCCTTCCTAGCATATGCTTTCCAAGGATCATTCAAGAATGAATTCGAAGGCTTAACATTTGTTTGGTATCAAGATGGAGGTACCATAACCGTTAGTGGTAGAGATTTCCTAACCAATACATTGCATGTGCAAATGGGTCACTCTAAGTGGGTTGATCTTGCCATCATGTTTGGAATGATTGTTGTTTATCGAATTCTATTCTTGATCATCATTAAAGTCAAAGAGCAGTCAAAACCTACTCTTCCTACCATAAATGAACGGTCCCCAAGCAAAAACATGATGTAG